The Deltaproteobacteria bacterium genomic sequence AGCGTTCGCAGACGCGTGGTACTGGCAGCGGTCTTGGCCTGGAACATTTTGTGCGCACCATGGATTTACTTGGCTGGTCGTGGAGCTTCGGACCACGATCCGGTGGCGGGACGCGGATCGTCTGTACCCCAAATCCGGAAGATCTCGCCCATCGCCCGGCATATTCCCCCGGTTCATAACTTCATTTGAATGGGGACAGGTACCTTCAAATGCCCGTAGAGTGGGCATTTGAAGGTACCTGTCCCCACTGCGATTACTTTATGGGGCGAGGAGTTGGGCGGTGCGCAGTACGGCGGCCAGCCGGTCCCGATTGGCGGGGGCCATTGGGGTGAGGGGGAGGCGCCAGGCCTCTTCGCAGCGGCCCATTAGTGCCAGCGCGGTCTTCACCGGGATCGGGTTGGATTCAATGAATAGGGCTTGATTCAGTGCGTACAGCGCTTGGTGGAGGCGTGCGGCCGTGGCGGTATCGCCCCGTTGCCACGCGTTCCACAATTCCGCCACGCGGCGCGGCGCGACGTTCGCAGTGACGGAAATAGCGCCTTGGTACCCGATCGCATAGAGCGGATAGTTGAGCGCATCTTCGCCGGACAACAACGCGAACGTATCGGACACTGCGGCCCGATGTTCCGTGGCCTGGGTCAGCGAGCCGGAGGCGTCTTTGAGGCCGACGATGTTGTTAATGCCCGCCAAGCGCGCGACGGTCGGCGGCAGCAAGTTGACGCCGGTGCGGCCGGGAACGTTGTACAAAATGATCGGCAACGGTGTCGCGGCGGCCACGGCTTGGAAGTGCTGCGCCAATCCCTCTTGCGTCGGCTTGTTGTAATACGGCGTGACGTGCAGCAGGCCGTCGGCTTTACATTCGGTGCAGAGCGTGGTCAGTTGCGTGGCCTTTTCGGTGATGTTGGCGCCCGCGCCCGCGATGACCGGCACGCGGCCGCGCGCTTGTGCCACCGTGAATCGCACGACGCGCGCATATTCTTCCAGCGTCAGCGCCCCGGCCTCTCCGGTCGTCCCACACGGCACGAGGCCATGCACGCCTTCGGTAATCAGCCATTCGACGTGGTCGCGAAACGCCGCTTCGTCGATCGCATTGCCTTTGAACGGAGTGATGACGGCGGGGAAGATGCCAGTGAACATGAAACGCCCCCTATTTGGTGACTAGTCACCCCTTTACGCACTTACAGGCACACTCCCCGAAAAAACCAATTCGGCCGGACCGGTCAGGTGGAGTTCGTGGGTCTCGCGGTCCCAATTCACCTTCACGGTGCCGCCCGGCATTTTGACTTCCACGTCGCGTTCGGTGTGGCCGTTCAGGACCGACGCCACGACGACCGCGCAGGCCCCGGTGCCGCAGCCGCGGGTCTCGCCGGTGCCGCGCTCCCAGACCCGCATTTCGATTTCGTTCGGGCTGACGGTGCGGGCGAATTCGACGTTAATGCGGCGCGGAAAGGCATGATAGGTCTCGACCAACGGACCGAATTTGGTCACAGGAAAGTCTTGTGGATTTTCGACGAAAATCACGCAGTGCGGATTGCCGATCCCGCAACAGGTAATGCGCAGTTCGCGCCCTTCCATCCGCAGCGGGCGATTGATGATCCGGCCGTTCAAGCTGACGCCGATCTCTTTCCCCTTTAATTGGGGGACGCCCATGTTGACGCGATATTGCTTGCCGATCGGCGTGACGCTGTAAAACCCGCCCAACGTTTCGATGTTGACGCTCTTCTTTTTGACCTCTTTGCGGTCGAACAGATACTTCGCGACGCACCGAATGCCGTTGCCGCACATCTCGGCCTCGGAGCCGTCGGCATTGAAGGCCTGCATTTTGAAATCGCCGTCTTTGCGGCGCGTCGTGGAGATCAGCAGCATTTGATCCGCGCCGATGCCGGTGGACCGGTTACAGAGCTGCCGTGCGGTCCGTCCGGGGTGTTGCAGCGTCCAACCGCGCAGGTCGAAGATCACGAAGTCGTTGCCCGTGGCGTACATCTTGACAAAGGGACGGGCTTGTGAGCGTTGGGCCATACTTATCCTTATATTCCTTTATAAAGGACCGGGAGCCGCTTGTAGCAATCGCATGGGGGCGCTGTCAAAGAAAATGGGCTTCATTCGTCGGATAATCTGCTGTTTCTTGGCCTGTGCCGTGGGATTTCCCGGATATGCGGCGGCCGCAGCCGGTCGATTTCGGGTCATGGGGGATGGGGCCCTGACCGGGACGCGGGGGAAGGGAACCGCGACGGTCCGGTATCGCGGTGCCGACGGGCAATACCTGGCCGAGGGATTACGCACCATCAATAACTTCTTCGGGACCTCCTATGACCGCCCCACCGAGCGGATTGAACTCCGGCTGCTGGAATTGCTCGACGCGGTCCAAGACCATTTTGGCGGTCGCGCGATCGTGTTGCGATCCGGTTTCCGCAGCCCGTCCGAGAATAATGGCCTGCGGCGACAAGGCAAGCTGGCCGGGCAGTCGAGCATGCACATCGAGGGAGGCGCGGTGGACTTTCACTTGGCCGGTGTGGCGTCGGCTGAAGTCGCGGCGTATGCCCGCTCGTTGGAAGTGGGCGGCGTGGGCTATTATCACGGCCGAGAGGTCCACCTCGACACCGGCCCGGTCCGGCAGTGGGACGAACAGACGTCCGGGACCGAGAGTCGGGAGCCGCAGCGGAATGCCAAGATCATCCTGCAGACCGAATATGACCACTACCGCCCCGGAGAGCCGGTGCGGCTGCGCTGGATGCGGATCACCGAGTTTCCCGTGGCCGTCCCGCTCCGGGTCACGCTCGAATGTGATCGGGATGGGCGGGCCACGTCGCTGGGAGAGGTGATGCTACAGTACGGCGAAGGGGTGCTGCACCGTAAAGACGGCTGCGCCGTGCTGGAGACGCGGGCGGCGGCGCGGAGCCCCGTGTGGGTGGCGGCAGTCGGCGACCGGTGTGGGGCCCGGCATCGGCTGCGGGTCCGTTTCTGTGAACGGCCGTCGGAAGCGATGCCGGCGGAGGTCACGTCCAATATTTTCCAAATCGATGATTGACTATCTCGGCAGCTTACAGCATAACCCCGCCCGAATCTGAATCTGCAGGCCGCCGCACAGACCACCCCGAATGTAGGAATTTCATAACGCCCGACCGACTACGACCACTGCATGCTGCGCCCTCAACTCACTGACCATTCCCTTAAGGAGGATCTCCCCCATGCATCTCAATGAACTGAAGCGAATGAAATTCGGCGATCTTGTCGAAATGGCCAACGGCTTCCGGGTCGAAAATGCGGCGGGCATGCGCAAACAAGATCTGATCTTTGCGCTGCTCCAATCGCAGGCCAGCCAAGATAAGGCGATCTACGGCGAAGGCGTCTTGGAAATCCTTCCCGACGGGTTCGGTTTCTTGCGCTCCCCCGATTACAGCTATCTCCCCGGTCCCGACGACATCTATGTCTCGCCGTCGCAAATTCGTCGCTTCAGCCTGCGCACCGGCGATACGGTCGCAGGGGAAATCCGGCCGCCGAAAGAAGGCGAACGCTACTTCGCATTGCTCAAAGTGGAGACGATCAACTTTGAAAGTCCCGAAAAGGCGAAGACCAAGCTGCTCTTCGACAACTTGACGCCGCTCTATCCGAACCAACGCTTCAAACTCGAGACCAGCGATCCGGAAAATTACTCGATGCGGATCATGGAACTGCTGACGCCGCTCGGCAAAGGGCAGCGCAGCCTGATCGTCTCGCCGCCGCGGGCCGGCAAGACCGTGTTGTTGCAAAATATCGCCAACGCGCTGACCGGGAACTTCCCCGAAGTGAAACTGATCGTCCTGTTGATCGACGAACGGCCGGAAGAAGTGACCGACATGCAGCGCTCCGTGAAGGGCGAAGTCGTCAGTTCCACCTTCGATGAACAGGCCTCGCGGCACGTGCAGGTCGCCGAAATGGTCATCGAAAAGGCGAAGCGGTTAGTGGAACACCAACACGACGTGGTCATTTTGCTCGACAGCATCACCCGGCTGGCGCGCGCGTACAACACCGTGGTCCCGCCGTCGGGCAAGATCCTCTCCGGCGGCGTCGACGCCAATGCGTTGCACAAACCGAAGCGCTTCTTCGGCGCGGCTCGGAACGTGGAAGAGGGCGGCAGCCTCACCATCATCGGGACCGCGTTGATCGACACCGGGAGCCGGATGGACGAAGTCATCTTCGAAGAATTCAAGGGCACCGGCAACATGGAAATCCACCTCGATCGCCGGCTGATGGAAAAGCGGATCTTCCCGTGCATGGACATTAATAAGTCCGGCACGCGGAAGGAAGAACTGCTGCTGGAAGATGGCGTGTTGAAGCGTGTCTGGGTATTGCGCAAACTGTTGCAACCGCTGAATCCGATCGACTCGATGGAATTCCTGCTCGATAAAATGGGTCATACGAAGAATAATCGCGAATTCCTGGATAGCATGAACAAGTAGGAGTGGTATGGCAATCACTGCCCTGTGTCGTTGGCTGAAAGGGTCGACGCGCAAAGTCGGCGCGCCTGCTACAGCGCGTGTGTCGCGTCCTGTGGCGCAGCACTTTGGCACGCTGGAGCGGTTTGCGCAACGGCCGACGCCGTACCAATTCGGCCGCGACCGAGAGGCGTTGCAGCTTGTCGAGTTGGCGTGGGGCGTTGTTAGCGAGCACGACATGCTCATGAATGCTCGGC encodes the following:
- a CDS encoding YcbK family protein; translation: MGALSKKMGFIRRIICCFLACAVGFPGYAAAAAGRFRVMGDGALTGTRGKGTATVRYRGADGQYLAEGLRTINNFFGTSYDRPTERIELRLLELLDAVQDHFGGRAIVLRSGFRSPSENNGLRRQGKLAGQSSMHIEGGAVDFHLAGVASAEVAAYARSLEVGGVGYYHGREVHLDTGPVRQWDEQTSGTESREPQRNAKIILQTEYDHYRPGEPVRLRWMRITEFPVAVPLRVTLECDRDGRATSLGEVMLQYGEGVLHRKDGCAVLETRAAARSPVWVAAVGDRCGARHRLRVRFCERPSEAMPAEVTSNIFQIDD
- a CDS encoding 4-hydroxy-tetrahydrodipicolinate synthase, encoding MFTGIFPAVITPFKGNAIDEAAFRDHVEWLITEGVHGLVPCGTTGEAGALTLEEYARVVRFTVAQARGRVPVIAGAGANITEKATQLTTLCTECKADGLLHVTPYYNKPTQEGLAQHFQAVAAATPLPIILYNVPGRTGVNLLPPTVARLAGINNIVGLKDASGSLTQATEHRAAVSDTFALLSGEDALNYPLYAIGYQGAISVTANVAPRRVAELWNAWQRGDTATAARLHQALYALNQALFIESNPIPVKTALALMGRCEEAWRLPLTPMAPANRDRLAAVLRTAQLLAP
- a CDS encoding diaminopimelate epimerase, giving the protein MAQRSQARPFVKMYATGNDFVIFDLRGWTLQHPGRTARQLCNRSTGIGADQMLLISTTRRKDGDFKMQAFNADGSEAEMCGNGIRCVAKYLFDRKEVKKKSVNIETLGGFYSVTPIGKQYRVNMGVPQLKGKEIGVSLNGRIINRPLRMEGRELRITCCGIGNPHCVIFVENPQDFPVTKFGPLVETYHAFPRRINVEFARTVSPNEIEMRVWERGTGETRGCGTGACAVVVASVLNGHTERDVEVKMPGGTVKVNWDRETHELHLTGPAELVFSGSVPVSA
- the rho gene encoding transcription termination factor Rho, with protein sequence MHLNELKRMKFGDLVEMANGFRVENAAGMRKQDLIFALLQSQASQDKAIYGEGVLEILPDGFGFLRSPDYSYLPGPDDIYVSPSQIRRFSLRTGDTVAGEIRPPKEGERYFALLKVETINFESPEKAKTKLLFDNLTPLYPNQRFKLETSDPENYSMRIMELLTPLGKGQRSLIVSPPRAGKTVLLQNIANALTGNFPEVKLIVLLIDERPEEVTDMQRSVKGEVVSSTFDEQASRHVQVAEMVIEKAKRLVEHQHDVVILLDSITRLARAYNTVVPPSGKILSGGVDANALHKPKRFFGAARNVEEGGSLTIIGTALIDTGSRMDEVIFEEFKGTGNMEIHLDRRLMEKRIFPCMDINKSGTRKEELLLEDGVLKRVWVLRKLLQPLNPIDSMEFLLDKMGHTKNNREFLDSMNK